In Methylotenera mobilis JLW8, the following are encoded in one genomic region:
- a CDS encoding MFS transporter — translation MSSPQHLSSEKMTPAETRATLSLASIYGLRMFGMFLILPIFAIYASTLPGNPSSFMVGLALGAYGLTQALLQLPFGMASDKYGRKPMIYLGLAIFALGSLVAALASSIEGIIIGRALQGAGAVSAVVTALVADLTRDEHRTNAMATIGMTIGVAFSVSLVGGPILNQWIGVPGIFALTGVLTLAAIAVVRFVVPDPVHSHYHSDASATPARLKDVLKNKQLLRLNYGIFALHAAQMAMFVVVPFAIVSASGMHENQHWQIYLPIVLASFVLMVPAIIYAEKQSQMKRVFVLAIAMMLVAQLMFSVSIHYFWGIVASLTVYFVAFNVLEASLPSLISKIAPAAAKGTAMGVYNTAQSLGIFVGGALGGYLSHVYGFASVFIFCGTMMLLWLLLAFSMQAPLAVRTKMYTMEESADQMTAEVAANVRNSLAKLAGVIEAAVLPQERTVILKIDKSYDWDDAQVYQLLRG, via the coding sequence ATGTCTTCACCGCAACATCTCTCATCAGAAAAAATGACCCCGGCAGAAACCCGTGCGACCTTGAGCTTAGCCTCTATCTATGGCTTGCGCATGTTTGGTATGTTTTTGATTTTACCGATTTTTGCAATTTATGCATCTACCTTGCCTGGCAACCCTAGCAGCTTTATGGTGGGCTTGGCGCTAGGTGCGTACGGCTTAACCCAAGCTTTGCTGCAATTGCCATTTGGCATGGCCTCAGATAAATACGGCCGTAAGCCAATGATTTATCTGGGTTTGGCTATTTTTGCCCTGGGTAGTTTGGTGGCGGCTTTGGCTAGCAGTATTGAAGGCATTATTATTGGCCGTGCCTTACAGGGCGCGGGCGCTGTTTCTGCGGTAGTGACGGCATTGGTTGCAGATCTAACACGTGATGAGCACCGCACCAATGCCATGGCAACGATAGGTATGACCATAGGCGTTGCGTTCTCGGTATCATTGGTTGGCGGCCCGATATTGAATCAATGGATAGGCGTGCCGGGTATTTTTGCATTGACCGGCGTGCTGACCTTAGCAGCTATTGCTGTCGTGCGTTTTGTGGTGCCAGATCCTGTTCACAGCCATTACCATTCTGATGCTAGCGCCACGCCTGCCAGATTAAAAGATGTGCTTAAAAATAAGCAGTTATTGCGTTTGAATTACGGAATTTTTGCCTTGCATGCAGCACAAATGGCAATGTTTGTGGTGGTGCCGTTTGCGATTGTGAGCGCTAGCGGCATGCATGAAAATCAGCACTGGCAGATCTATTTGCCTATCGTATTAGCCTCCTTTGTATTAATGGTGCCGGCGATTATTTATGCAGAAAAGCAATCGCAAATGAAGCGCGTATTTGTGCTTGCGATTGCCATGATGTTGGTGGCGCAATTGATGTTTTCGGTGTCCATACATTATTTCTGGGGGATTGTTGCCTCGCTGACGGTTTATTTTGTGGCGTTTAACGTGCTGGAAGCTTCATTGCCATCCTTAATCAGCAAGATTGCACCAGCCGCCGCTAAGGGTACGGCGATGGGTGTTTATAACACCGCGCAGTCTTTAGGTATCTTTGTTGGTGGCGCTTTAGGTGGCTATCTTTCACATGTTTATGGTTTTGCCAGCGTGTTTATATTTTGTGGCACGATGATGCTTTTATGGCTATTATTAGCGTTTTCTATGCAAGCACCGTTAGCGGTAAGAACCAAAATGTACACCATGGAAGAATCTGCCGACCAGATGACGGCAGAGGTGGCAGCTAACGTGAGAAACAGCCTTGCTAAACTGGCTGGCGTGATAGAGGCTGCAGTGTTGCCGCAAGAGCGCACCGTGATATTGAAAATAGATAAATCGTATGATTGGGATGACGCCCAAGTGTATCAATTGTTGAGAGGATAA
- the uvrA gene encoding excinuclease ABC subunit UvrA, which produces MDLIRIRGARTHNLKNISLDIPRNQLVVITGLSGSGKSSLAFDTLYAEGQRRYVESLSAYARQFLARMDKPDVDLIEGLSPAISIEQKSTSHNPRSTVGTVTEIHDYLRLLYARAGDPECPEHGIKLEAQTVSQMVDSVLALPEDTKLMILAPVVSNRKGEQIDLFEELKAQGFVRLRVDGKIYEIDALPQLAKTTKHNVDVVIDRIKVKPDMKQRIAESFETALRLADGKAIAVEMDTDKELLFSAKFSCPVCDYSLAELEPRLFSFNNPMGACPTCDGLGNINFFDPKRVVAFPHLSLASGAIKGWDKRNQFYFQMLASLAAHYQFDLETSFEQLSEPIQKILLNGSGKEEIAFKYLNERGVFYQKIHTFEGILNNLQRRYHETDSQTVREELAKYLNSQSCPDCAGTRLRKEARHVKVGNKNIHEVCQVPLKLALTFFESLELTGAKLAIADKIVKEISNRLKFLTNVGLEYLSLSRSAETLSGGEAQRIRLASQIGSGLTGVMYVLDEPSIGLHQRDNDRLLDTLKRLRDIGNSVIVVEHDQDAIMAADYVVDIGPGAGEHGGRIVAEGTPTEIKANTNSVTGEYLSGKRQITYNKKRTAPDPERWLKMTNATGNNLKNVTLKLPVGLLSCITGVSGSGKSTLINDTLYRIVAQHLYGSSTEPAPYDEIDGLAFFDKVVDVDQSPIGRTPRSNPATYTGLFTPIRDLFASVPESRARGYGPGRYSFNVKGGRCEACQGDGVLRVEMHFLPDVYVPCDVCKGQRYNRETLEIQFKGKNIHEILGMTVEQAHAFFSAQPVIARKLQTLLDVGLGYITLGQSATTLSGGEAQRVKLALELSKRDTGRTLYILDEPTTGLHFADIQLLLDVIHRLRDAGNTIVIIEHNLDVIKTADWIVDMGPEGGDGGGTVIAEGTPEEVAKNEISYTAKYLKLML; this is translated from the coding sequence ATGGATTTAATTCGTATTCGCGGTGCGCGTACGCACAACTTAAAGAATATTTCGCTGGATATTCCACGTAATCAACTGGTTGTGATTACCGGTCTTTCCGGCTCCGGTAAATCTTCGCTAGCTTTTGACACCTTATACGCAGAGGGGCAGCGCCGTTATGTAGAGTCACTCTCGGCCTATGCGCGCCAGTTTCTGGCACGCATGGACAAACCGGATGTCGATTTGATTGAAGGCCTGTCTCCCGCAATTTCCATTGAACAAAAATCCACCTCACATAACCCGCGCTCTACCGTAGGCACTGTCACAGAGATTCATGATTACCTGCGCCTGTTATACGCACGCGCTGGCGACCCAGAATGCCCGGAGCACGGCATCAAGCTTGAGGCACAAACTGTCAGCCAAATGGTAGATAGTGTATTAGCACTGCCTGAAGATACTAAACTCATGATATTGGCACCTGTGGTTTCCAACCGCAAAGGTGAGCAAATTGATTTATTTGAAGAGTTGAAGGCGCAGGGCTTTGTAAGGCTACGTGTTGACGGTAAGATTTACGAGATAGATGCGCTACCGCAGCTAGCCAAAACCACCAAGCATAATGTCGACGTTGTGATTGATCGCATCAAGGTTAAGCCAGACATGAAGCAACGTATCGCAGAGTCATTTGAAACTGCACTACGCTTAGCGGATGGCAAAGCAATTGCAGTGGAAATGGATACTGATAAAGAGTTGCTATTCTCCGCCAAGTTCTCATGCCCAGTGTGTGACTACTCACTTGCCGAACTAGAGCCTCGCCTGTTCTCTTTCAACAACCCAATGGGTGCATGCCCAACTTGCGACGGTTTGGGCAACATCAACTTCTTTGACCCGAAACGTGTGGTGGCTTTCCCACATTTATCTTTAGCCTCAGGCGCCATCAAAGGCTGGGATAAGCGCAACCAATTTTATTTCCAAATGCTGGCCAGCCTGGCCGCACACTACCAGTTTGATTTAGAAACTTCATTTGAGCAGTTGTCCGAGCCCATTCAGAAGATACTACTTAACGGTAGCGGTAAGGAAGAGATCGCGTTTAAATATCTAAACGAACGCGGTGTGTTTTATCAAAAAATCCACACATTTGAAGGCATTTTAAATAACCTACAACGCCGCTATCACGAGACCGACTCACAAACCGTACGTGAAGAGCTGGCAAAGTATCTCAACTCACAAAGCTGCCCAGATTGCGCAGGCACCCGCTTACGCAAAGAAGCACGCCACGTGAAGGTAGGCAATAAAAATATCCACGAAGTGTGTCAGGTGCCACTAAAGTTAGCACTTACTTTCTTTGAATCACTTGAGTTAACTGGCGCCAAACTAGCGATTGCAGACAAAATCGTTAAAGAGATTAGCAACCGCTTAAAATTCCTGACCAACGTAGGTCTTGAGTACCTTTCACTATCACGCTCAGCTGAAACCCTTTCCGGCGGCGAGGCACAACGCATTCGGCTGGCATCACAAATCGGCAGCGGCTTAACCGGTGTTATGTATGTACTTGATGAGCCATCCATCGGCCTGCACCAGCGCGACAATGACCGTTTATTGGACACCCTGAAGCGCTTACGTGACATTGGCAACAGCGTGATTGTGGTTGAACATGACCAAGATGCAATCATGGCTGCCGACTATGTAGTCGACATTGGCCCAGGTGCCGGCGAGCATGGTGGCCGCATCGTGGCAGAAGGCACTCCCACGGAAATTAAAGCCAACACAAACTCTGTGACCGGTGAATATTTGAGCGGAAAACGCCAAATCACTTATAACAAAAAACGCACCGCTCCCGACCCGGAGCGCTGGCTCAAAATGACCAACGCCACTGGTAACAACCTGAAAAATGTAACACTGAAGCTACCAGTAGGTTTACTCAGCTGCATCACCGGTGTATCCGGCAGCGGCAAATCCACCTTGATTAACGATACGCTGTATCGCATTGTGGCTCAACACTTGTACGGCAGCAGCACCGAACCCGCGCCTTACGATGAAATCGACGGCTTGGCATTCTTTGATAAAGTGGTCGATGTAGACCAAAGCCCAATTGGCCGCACCCCACGCTCCAACCCAGCTACCTACACTGGCCTGTTTACGCCTATCCGTGATTTATTTGCTAGCGTGCCGGAAAGCCGTGCCCGTGGCTATGGTCCAGGCCGTTACTCATTCAACGTAAAAGGTGGGCGCTGCGAGGCTTGTCAGGGCGATGGTGTATTGCGCGTGGAAATGCACTTCCTACCCGATGTATATGTGCCATGCGACGTGTGTAAAGGCCAGCGCTATAACCGTGAAACACTGGAAATCCAGTTCAAGGGTAAAAACATCCATGAAATTCTAGGCATGACCGTAGAACAGGCCCATGCCTTCTTCAGTGCACAGCCCGTGATTGCAAGAAAACTGCAAACCTTGCTTGATGTGGGCTTAGGCTACATTACACTAGGGCAAAGCGCCACTACGTTATCTGGCGGCGAAGCGCAACGGGTGAAGCTGGCCTTGGAGCTAAGCAAACGCGACACAGGCCGTACGCTTTACATTCTTGACGAGCCAACCACCGGCCTGCATTTTGCCGATATTCAATTATTGCTAGATGTGATTCATCGCCTACGCGACGCCGGCAATACTATCGTAATCATTGAACACAATCTGGATGTGATTAAAACCGCAGACTGGATCGTCGATATGGGACCGGAGGGCGGCGACGGCGGCGGCACCGTGATTGCCGAAGGTACGCCGGAAGAGGTGGCAAAAAACGAGATTAGCTATACCGCCAAATACCTAAAACTCATGCTGTAG
- a CDS encoding HDOD domain-containing protein, with amino-acid sequence MQSIEDFFNSIVSLPSLPKVVQEVMQLLSKDNVDINQLAKVIEQDAVIAAKVLRMANSSFYGVTRAVKNIDDAVAILGLAKLRSLVIASGVTGAIAKAPGLNLKEFWCRSLVAAGISREIAKQLELDAEVAYLAGLLHNIGDLLLHLVSPAVLEVDALCAGACSAQRCLVERDVIGLDHCQIGAELALRWDFPSEISRVLRYYATPLDKAACAVAPVVYVAVHIAQGLVRGDDTNAITASWDTEVLQRLQLGGVDWQPSIEHYHSLLQEANAMI; translated from the coding sequence ATGCAGTCTATAGAGGATTTCTTTAATTCGATTGTTAGCTTGCCTAGCCTGCCTAAGGTGGTACAGGAGGTGATGCAGCTGCTCAGCAAAGATAATGTTGATATTAATCAGCTAGCTAAAGTGATTGAGCAAGATGCGGTGATTGCTGCCAAAGTACTGAGGATGGCGAACTCCTCATTTTACGGCGTGACACGTGCCGTTAAAAATATCGACGATGCCGTCGCTATTTTGGGCTTGGCTAAGCTGCGTTCTTTGGTAATTGCCAGTGGCGTCACTGGCGCCATCGCCAAGGCACCGGGCTTGAATCTAAAAGAGTTCTGGTGTCGTAGCTTGGTGGCTGCCGGTATCAGCCGTGAAATTGCCAAGCAATTGGAGTTGGATGCTGAAGTGGCATACCTTGCAGGGCTCTTGCACAATATCGGTGATCTATTGCTGCACTTGGTGTCTCCTGCAGTTTTAGAGGTGGATGCTTTGTGCGCAGGAGCTTGCTCAGCGCAGCGGTGCTTGGTAGAGCGTGATGTTATTGGCCTGGATCACTGTCAGATTGGTGCCGAACTGGCGTTGCGCTGGGACTTCCCGTCTGAGATTTCACGGGTACTGCGTTACTATGCGACGCCCTTGGATAAAGCTGCATGTGCAGTTGCACCTGTGGTGTACGTGGCGGTGCACATTGCACAAGGGCTAGTGCGCGGGGATGATACCAATGCCATCACGGCTAGTTGGGATACAGAAGTGTTGCAGCGCTTGCAACTAGGGGGTGTCGATTGGCAGCCCTCAATTGAGCATTATCATAGCTTGCTGCAAGAGGCCAATGCCATGATTTAG
- the mtgA gene encoding monofunctional biosynthetic peptidoglycan transglycosylase gives MIAWLMNSKSNAAPLSVGGYLERAAVLFIAFVLLYQVWIFLHICWWIKFNPSSSAFMEDRLEVIQEKRPDAELKYQWVDYGKISNNLKRAVIASEDAKFLDHEGFDWDGIQKAYEKNLKKGKIVAGGSTISQQLAKNLFLSTKRTPWRKGQEAIITLMLENMMSKRRILEIYLNVIEWGNGVFGAEAAARHYYKTSAAGLSKGQAARLAAMIPNPRFYDKHQYTRYLNKRTGTIQARMHMVPVP, from the coding sequence ATGATCGCTTGGTTGATGAATAGTAAATCTAATGCAGCGCCTCTCAGTGTGGGCGGCTATTTAGAACGCGCGGCAGTGCTTTTTATTGCTTTTGTGCTGTTGTATCAGGTTTGGATATTTTTGCATATTTGCTGGTGGATTAAATTTAATCCCTCATCGAGTGCATTTATGGAAGACCGCTTGGAAGTTATTCAAGAAAAACGACCTGATGCCGAGCTGAAGTATCAGTGGGTGGATTATGGAAAAATATCCAATAATTTGAAGCGAGCGGTGATTGCCTCTGAGGATGCTAAGTTTCTTGATCACGAAGGTTTTGATTGGGACGGCATACAGAAGGCTTATGAGAAAAACCTGAAAAAAGGCAAGATTGTGGCTGGTGGCTCTACCATTAGCCAACAACTGGCGAAGAACCTGTTCTTATCCACCAAACGTACGCCTTGGCGTAAGGGGCAAGAGGCCATTATTACGCTTATGCTGGAAAATATGATGTCTAAGCGTCGCATCTTAGAGATTTACCTTAACGTGATTGAGTGGGGTAATGGCGTGTTTGGTGCGGAAGCTGCGGCGCGACACTACTATAAAACCAGTGCGGCGGGTTTGAGTAAAGGTCAGGCCGCAAGGTTGGCAGCAATGATTCCCAACCCCCGTTTTTACGATAAGCATCAGTACACGCGTTATCTTAATAAGCGTACCGGCACGATACAGGCCAGAATGCATATGGTGCCGGTGCCCTAG
- the aroE gene encoding shikimate dehydrogenase — protein sequence MVDKYAVIGNPIAHSKSPLIHADFAQQTAQAMTYEAILAPVDSFDATVKELMASDYKGLNVTVPFKFEAYKICDSLSVRAQSSGAGAVNTLINSHGKIHGDNTDGAGLRRDIELNLGFAIEGKEVLILGAGGAAHGVLNSLAGAKQITVANRNLDKALQLAASITNGSACAFDALDKPYDLIINATSAGLTDSMLPISDAIFSKNTLAYDMMYGRETPFMAQARRNGAQVADGLGMLVEQAAEAFYLWRGVRPNTKPVMDKIRALAT from the coding sequence ATGGTGGATAAGTATGCGGTGATTGGTAACCCAATCGCACACAGTAAGTCACCCTTGATTCATGCGGACTTTGCCCAGCAAACTGCGCAGGCCATGACTTATGAGGCGATCCTAGCTCCGGTTGATAGCTTTGATGCTACGGTTAAAGAGCTGATGGCGAGCGATTATAAGGGGCTGAATGTCACGGTGCCGTTTAAGTTTGAGGCCTATAAGATTTGCGATAGCTTGAGCGTCCGAGCGCAGAGTTCTGGCGCTGGTGCTGTGAATACGCTGATTAATAGTCATGGCAAAATCCACGGCGATAATACGGATGGTGCTGGTTTACGTCGAGATATTGAGCTGAATTTAGGATTTGCCATTGAGGGTAAAGAGGTATTGATATTGGGGGCAGGCGGCGCAGCGCATGGTGTATTGAATTCGCTGGCAGGTGCTAAACAGATTACGGTTGCCAATCGTAATTTGGACAAGGCGTTGCAACTGGCTGCATCGATTACTAATGGCAGCGCTTGTGCATTTGATGCGTTGGATAAGCCATACGACTTAATCATTAATGCAACGTCAGCGGGTTTGACTGATAGTATGTTGCCAATTTCGGATGCGATTTTTTCAAAAAACACATTGGCATACGACATGATGTACGGCCGTGAAACGCCATTTATGGCGCAGGCGCGTCGAAATGGTGCACAGGTGGCGGATGGTTTGGGTATGCTGGTAGAGCAAGCGGCTGAGGCGTTTTATTTATGGCGCGGCGTGCGTCCGAACACTAAGCCTGTGATGGATAAGATAAGGGCGTTGGCAACATGA
- a CDS encoding rhodanese-like domain-containing protein: MSEIQEILALAEKRAIEKRLPYAGALTPQEADAILRADASAQLVDVRTRAELELVGRVPTALHVEWAFYPGMVANPDFAAHLQAQLKQKGADKDTVIMFLCRTGGRSHNAAVVAESLGYLHAYNVLEGFEGDANEYKQRTLINGWKHAGLPWTN; encoded by the coding sequence ATGAGTGAGATACAGGAAATTTTGGCGCTTGCGGAAAAGCGCGCGATTGAAAAGCGTTTGCCATATGCTGGTGCGCTTACGCCGCAGGAGGCAGATGCGATTTTGCGCGCTGATGCGAGTGCGCAGCTGGTGGATGTGCGCACCAGGGCTGAGCTGGAACTAGTAGGGCGTGTGCCGACCGCATTGCATGTGGAATGGGCTTTTTACCCCGGGATGGTGGCTAACCCGGATTTTGCAGCACATCTACAGGCGCAGCTGAAGCAAAAGGGCGCAGATAAAGATACGGTAATTATGTTTTTGTGCAGAACCGGCGGGCGTTCACATAATGCAGCCGTGGTTGCCGAGTCTTTAGGCTATCTGCATGCGTATAACGTGCTGGAAGGTTTTGAAGGCGATGCCAATGAATATAAGCAACGCACGCTGATTAACGGTTGGAAGCACGCTGGCTTGCCTTGGACAAACTGA
- the glnA gene encoding type I glutamate--ammonia ligase, with protein sequence MSVENVMKLVIDNDIKFVDFRFTDTRGKEQHVTVPVSHFNEDKFTEGHAFDGSSIAGWKGIQASDMQLMPDASTAFIDPFFDEPTLVLTCDVVDPTDGKGYDRDPRSLAKRAEAYLKSSGLGDTAYFGPEPEFFIFDSIQWDVSMNGSSVRINSEEGAWSSNEKFEGGNTGHRPGVKGGYFPVPPVDSLHDIRSAMCITLEQLGVPVEVHHHEVATAGQCEIGTKFSTLTQRADWTQIQKYVILNTAHAYGKTATFMPKPFAGDNGSGMHVHQSVWKDGKNLFAGNGYAGLSEFALYYIGGIIKHARALNAITNPGTNSYKRLVPHFEAPVKLAYSAKNRSASIRIPFVHSDKGRRVEARFPDPIANPYLAFSALLMAGLDGVQNKIHPGEAATKDLYHLPPEEDAKIPTVCASLEQALEALDADREFLTKGGVFTNDWIDAYIALKMEEVNKVRMTPHPAEFGLYYSC encoded by the coding sequence ATGTCAGTGGAAAATGTAATGAAATTGGTAATCGATAACGACATTAAATTTGTTGATTTTCGTTTTACCGATACACGCGGCAAAGAGCAACATGTAACAGTGCCAGTGTCACACTTTAATGAAGACAAATTTACAGAAGGTCACGCTTTTGACGGTTCTTCTATCGCTGGCTGGAAAGGCATTCAAGCATCTGACATGCAATTGATGCCTGACGCAAGCACTGCATTTATCGACCCGTTCTTTGACGAGCCAACATTGGTATTGACTTGTGACGTGGTAGACCCTACTGATGGCAAAGGTTACGACCGTGACCCACGTAGCTTGGCAAAACGTGCTGAAGCATACTTAAAATCAAGCGGCTTAGGCGATACAGCTTACTTTGGTCCAGAACCAGAGTTCTTCATTTTCGACAGCATCCAATGGGATGTGTCAATGAACGGCAGCTCAGTACGCATCAACTCTGAAGAAGGCGCATGGTCATCAAACGAGAAATTTGAAGGCGGCAACACAGGTCACCGCCCAGGCGTTAAAGGCGGCTACTTCCCAGTGCCACCAGTCGATTCACTACACGACATCCGTTCTGCAATGTGTATCACATTGGAACAACTAGGCGTGCCTGTTGAAGTTCACCACCACGAAGTAGCAACTGCTGGCCAATGTGAAATTGGTACAAAATTCAGCACATTGACACAACGTGCTGACTGGACTCAAATCCAAAAATACGTAATCTTGAACACAGCACATGCATACGGCAAAACTGCTACATTCATGCCAAAACCATTCGCTGGCGATAACGGTTCAGGTATGCACGTTCACCAATCAGTTTGGAAAGATGGCAAAAACCTATTTGCAGGTAACGGCTACGCTGGTTTGAGCGAGTTCGCACTTTACTACATCGGCGGTATCATCAAACACGCTCGTGCATTAAACGCGATTACAAACCCAGGTACTAACTCATACAAACGTTTAGTACCTCACTTCGAAGCACCAGTTAAATTAGCTTACTCAGCTAAAAACCGCTCAGCTTCTATCCGCATCCCATTTGTGCACTCTGACAAAGGTCGCCGTGTTGAAGCTCGCTTCCCAGATCCAATCGCTAACCCATACTTGGCATTCTCTGCATTGCTAATGGCTGGTTTAGATGGCGTGCAAAACAAGATTCACCCAGGTGAAGCTGCAACCAAAGACTTGTACCATCTTCCACCAGAAGAAGATGCTAAGATCCCAACAGTATGCGCATCATTAGAACAAGCACTTGAAGCACTAGATGCTGACCGTGAGTTCTTAACCAAAGGTGGCGTGTTTACTAACGACTGGATCGATGCATACATTGCATTGAAAATGGAAGAAGTAAACAAAGTGCGTATGACACCACACCCAGCTGAGTTTGGCTTGTACTACTCATGCTAA
- a CDS encoding DUF4124 domain-containing protein has product MKKHLLLSLVAFTLSSHAFAEIYKRVDADGRVTYSNIKSKGSTRLELDPDTNNITNENRPKASPAASKRTTTPDSFPRVDANTQNQRDGKRKEILRNELEAEKQALEEANKAYAEGESNPEVYRTATGQTFRNVPKFEEKMKGLQANVDNHKKNIELLQKELDSLR; this is encoded by the coding sequence ATGAAAAAACACTTATTGTTATCATTGGTTGCCTTTACGCTCTCTAGCCATGCATTTGCTGAAATCTATAAGCGTGTAGATGCAGATGGCCGCGTGACTTACTCCAACATTAAGAGCAAAGGCTCTACCCGCCTTGAGCTAGACCCTGACACCAATAACATTACCAACGAGAATAGGCCCAAAGCCAGCCCAGCTGCGAGCAAACGCACAACAACACCAGACAGCTTCCCTCGGGTAGATGCCAACACGCAAAACCAGCGCGATGGCAAACGCAAAGAGATCCTACGCAACGAACTTGAGGCAGAAAAACAAGCACTGGAGGAGGCGAACAAAGCCTATGCTGAGGGCGAATCAAATCCAGAGGTTTACAGAACGGCCACGGGACAAACATTCAGAAACGTCCCCAAGTTCGAAGAAAAAATGAAAGGCCTGCAGGCCAATGTAGACAATCACAAGAAAAATATTGAGCTTTTGCAAAAAGAGCTCGACTCACTACGCTAA
- the glnL gene encoding nitrogen regulation protein NR(II), translating to MVQPTPDHFAGLEHLATAIILLDDHCRVAYVNPGAEIIFAFSATQIIGQKINEVFPDCEILMLAVNNAIKEQSPFREHEFTISTHRHHSFAVTCTVTPIESIVASLILEFQPMDAQLRIAREERMLIQQQANAELLRNLAHEIRNPLGGLRGAAQLLEHELPSPSLREYTQVIIKEADRLQALMDRLLIPHRVPKYQPTNIHEVLERVRSLLLAESPRSILIKRDYDLSLPEIIGDREKLIQAVLNIARNAVQAMQSNKTPNSQITFKTRAERQVTLARKRYRVAIKLEIIDNGPGIPADIRDRIFYPLVSGSEGGTGLGLTLAQTFVTQHHGMIDCESTPGNTRFTILLPIETTAIKPMAKTQ from the coding sequence ATGGTTCAACCAACGCCAGACCACTTTGCTGGCCTAGAGCATTTAGCAACAGCAATCATCCTTTTGGATGATCACTGCCGCGTCGCTTACGTTAACCCAGGCGCCGAAATCATATTCGCCTTTAGTGCCACCCAAATCATCGGCCAAAAGATCAATGAAGTGTTCCCAGACTGCGAGATACTCATGCTTGCGGTGAACAACGCCATTAAAGAACAAAGCCCATTCCGCGAGCATGAGTTCACCATCAGCACCCATAGGCACCACTCCTTTGCCGTTACCTGTACGGTTACCCCTATAGAGTCAATCGTAGCAAGTTTGATATTAGAGTTCCAACCGATGGATGCGCAATTACGCATTGCGCGTGAAGAGCGCATGCTGATTCAACAACAGGCAAATGCAGAGCTGTTGCGTAATTTAGCGCACGAGATTCGCAACCCGCTTGGCGGCCTGCGCGGCGCAGCACAACTGCTAGAGCACGAGTTACCATCGCCTAGCCTCCGCGAATACACGCAAGTGATTATTAAAGAGGCAGACAGGCTACAGGCGTTGATGGATAGACTGCTAATTCCGCACCGTGTACCCAAGTATCAACCTACCAATATTCATGAAGTATTAGAACGCGTGCGCAGCCTACTACTGGCCGAGTCTCCACGCAGCATTCTCATTAAGCGAGATTATGACTTAAGCTTACCAGAGATTATTGGTGACCGTGAAAAGCTGATTCAGGCTGTATTAAATATTGCACGCAACGCGGTACAAGCAATGCAGTCCAATAAAACTCCTAACAGCCAAATTACCTTTAAAACGCGTGCTGAACGTCAGGTCACCCTTGCAAGAAAGCGCTACCGTGTAGCCATTAAGTTGGAAATTATTGATAACGGCCCAGGCATTCCAGCCGATATACGTGACCGTATTTTTTACCCATTGGTATCAGGCAGCGAAGGCGGCACCGGGCTAGGCTTAACCCTTGCTCAAACCTTTGTCACGCAGCATCACGGCATGATTGATTGCGAAAGCACGCCAGGCAATACGCGCTTCACCATACTGCTACCAATTGAAACCACTGCAATCAAACCGATGGCAAAAACGCAATGA